DNA from Ammospiza caudacuta isolate bAmmCau1 chromosome 6, bAmmCau1.pri, whole genome shotgun sequence:
AATTCCAGAAGGGAAGATTTATCTGAAACTTGTGTCTGAATTGTGTTGGTCATAAGAGGTGATGTAAAGTTTCAAAACTTTGAATATTGAAGTTAGTCCAGAAatcattaataattaatttcttccctCTGAATCACCATGTTGTTAGTGTATACTGtagaaataagattttaaaatttttattttttcccatcagTTTTCTGGCTTTTTACTTTTCGGGTTTTACCAAAATTCATGTTGTGCACTTACATTCACCTAGAAGTATTTACTGTGCATTTTGCATTGAAGACCAAAGTAATTTCTCTAATGTCATTCCTGAAAACATTTGTTGGCTTGCACTGGTGTAAGAGAAATACTGCCTGGATGTGCACATGGAGAGGCTTTTCTGGCTCTCTACAAACCCTTGTCTTAGGAAGGATCCCGTGTAGACAATTTGATACCTCTCAGGGTGGGATAAATAACAATGAAGATTGATCTGGGAGGACAGAACTCAGATAAAATTAAGGACTGtcagaaaatcaaaacaattatCCAGAGGCAAGAGGATCAGGTAAGAGATGAGTATACTGAGTGAGCTGCATTCACAGTGTTGGTGACACCATGCTGTTAAGCTAGCAGAGCACTAATCAGTCTTACTGTAATACCTTGGCCTGGTCCAGTGagttgaaatggaaaaaaaagtctttgatcgtgactgaaaatattttcagtcagTTCTGATTAGCAGGGCCACATCACAACAGATTGTTTTTTGGTATCAGACTTCCAGGTACTGAATTGGGATAGCTAGTGAGTGGAATAGTCTAGTAACAAATATAACTTTGCCAAGTCTGAAAGCTCCTAATTACTGTTCAGTTGCACACAAACCCCAGGAACACTGAAGAGGTGGACTGAAGACACCAACAGAAACAAGTCTGTTCTTGGTGCTGAATTACAGAGGTCTCTATAGTTTTTGAGGAATTTGATTGCTTCATAGAGtggattttttcatttcacaagCACTGTTATTTCCTGTTCCATGTAACTTTTAATGTTGTAAAATGTCTTATTTTTAAGAAGTCTCCTCAGACCGAGAGTTGCACTGATAGTGGAGCTGAAAATGAAGGCAGTTGTCACAGTGATCAGATGAGCAATGATTTTTCTAATGATGATGGAGTTGATGAAGGAATCTGCCTTGAAAGCAATAGTGCAGCAGAGAGGATCTCCAAAGCTGGCAGTGAAAAGGTATGGGAACACTGGCTGTTGGAAGGGTGGGCAGGAGGCTGCAAggggggacacagctggaaagGCTGACCTGCATTCACCACCAGGATATTCCATGCCAGATTCCCTCTGGGCACCATCGTGCTCTGCAGGAAAACTGGGGGCTTTCCAAGGTTGCTGTTGTTCAGAGACTGGGGGGGAAGGGGGTGGGGGTGTGCTGAGGAAGGCCTTTGCATCACTGCACTATTAATTTTTTGTATGTTTCCTTTATCTATTAAACTGTCATTGTCTCCAAGTAGTTCCCACTTTTGCTCTTCTGATTTTCTCCGCCATCCCACTTGAGGGGAGTAGTGACTGACTGGCTGGAGGGATGCTTTGTTCTTGGCTGGGGTCCACCCACCACAAATGTAAATGATAAATATATAATTCATTCTGACATTGAAGGTGAGGTGAGAGGTTGGAAGTGTGTGAGtttatttgaattttcaaaAATTGACATtacaacaaaggaaaaaattcaaCTAATTTGGAGGTCACCTGAGATACATAAGAGTCTTCCCAGCTTGTCAGACTGAGAATTTCCAATAACTTGTTTTGCCAGCAGACCCTTTAACTGAAGATCTGTTTTGCCTTGTGAGCAGTGGTTTTACTTGTGGGCAGCTGTCAAAGGTCTACCAGATTTAGCTGCAAAGTAGTAGAAGACAATTGGGAAGTTTTGATTAATTTTATAGATGAAGCCAAGGGTCTAAATGTTAAATATTCCTTCAGTCATCTTAATATAAAGGAATTAAATAGCAAGTCAGTCCAGAATAGCAGCCATCCTGCTGTGGGAAATCAGGGTTGGTAGAGATTGCTGATGAACTTGGTTGAGTTTTCATGGAAAATGTTGACCTTTATGGTGATGTCCACAATATGTTATGGACTTCATGTACTGTTGTTCAGTGAACTCATCTGAAGTTAGGCCACTAGCTTTCATTCAGTCTTGGTAGAAAGCTTTTGGGCTTCATCTGGTACTTTTGTAAAGTAACAGTTTTAAAGGCTGACTTGCATGTTAATCTTCACATCTGGCCCTGTTTGTATTTACCTTGAGCCATTTGAGAGGGTGTTTTTGGTATATGTTCTGAATACTGTCAGTCTTAGTTGGAAAtgatgaaaaaattaattctagTCACTTGACTGGAACAAGACCAGAATATTTTGTGTCTGTAATGCAAGTGGGATGTCCAAGTATTGGCCAGTTGTTTCTTACTACTTGTTCTCAAGGCAAGCAAGCTGTCAAGCCAAGCTTTTTGGTTTGGATATCTTAATAATGGCTGTGGGATATGCTGAGAACATAAGTGTTTCTTCTACATAGTCTAAAAATATCCTTGTAACACTTGTGAATCAGTGTggttcagttttattttttcatttatatgcAGCAGTGAAGGCATGTGCTCAGTGCCCTCTATTTCTATCCATTTatctatggaaaaaaaagaggtgtAAAGCATCAAGTGTGGAGAGGGGTGATAGCAAATAGACCTAAGCTTTGTAGCTACAAACTGCTGAATAAAGTTTAGCATAGCAGAGCCTGGTTTTGTTCAGTGCCTATTGCATTAATTAATCTCTATCACACAAATCCACTCTTTGCATCCAACTATTTACGTACCTGGGTTTGTGTccttattttgaatttttttttaattaccattTGCTTAGCTTTTCTTCAGTGGGTACGTTTCAcacctttttcttctctccacaGAGTTCTTTGCTGTATGAGCTCTTTTCTGTCATGGTTCAttctggaagtgctgctggtggccaTTATTATGCCTGTATAAAATCTTTTAGTGATGATCAGTGGTACAGCTTTAATGATCAGCATGTTAGCAAggtaaaaatagtaatttttgttatgttttgtacTCATACTTTGTGGTTTTTCTCTTAGCTGCCCATAAAACCAGtttcattatatatatttcAAGTATTTCCTTGATTTCATCATCTCCTAATGTCCTGCCATATGCATATGTTTCACTCATCAGCTGAACTGATTTCTGGTGGTTTGGAGAGTCTTTATTTATGTATCTATGTATTTTTGTGTGGTGGGGAAAGGAGTGTTTCTCCTTGGCAGTGGTGGTGGGATGGTTCCTAAAGAAGCTGTCATTCATGTGCAGACCAGGCTGTATTTCAGATTTTGTCTTCTGTACATGTGAAGAGCATTTCTTGCTTAGAGAAGTGTTTGTAGACCTGTTGCAGTCCAGACTTTGCTCTTAAACCTGTCCAGCTGATGGAAGTGTTCCAGCTATCATCCATAGGTACTATTGCAATCAGGAAACTTGGTCTCTTTCTCTAAGAAGTTCCCACTTTAAAAACGAAAAAAGTATGTTATGTTTGCATTCATTGTAAAATGGAGAGCCAAATCACTTTGAAATTGATTTTGGAAGTCAGcaaataagcaaaaataaattattcatatgGTGTGTTGTGTAATGCCATGTTTCCTTGTGAGAATAAATGCATCTCGATTAGTGCAAGTTTCTCAAATAATCATTACATTGATTTTCTGTTAGATAACTCAGGAAGATATTAAGAAAACATATGGAGGATCTTCTGGAAGCAGAGGATATTATTCCAGTGCTTTTGCTAGGTTAGTATTACTGTAATGTTACTTTTCTTTCTGGTAGTGTTTTAGTGTAATGAGATGAATGGCCAAGGTGCATATGCCTAACATATTACATTAAAAGTATTAGCAGATGCTTCAGGTGGTTGTAAGAACTACCCTGACTGCTGTTTCAGATCATTAAAATAAtgtgatatttatttttaaaaatcattcttGGTTAATGTGTAACTTAGATATGATATAGCTCCTTACTGAAAGATAAAGAAACCAGAGCAGCTTCTGAAGCCAGTATTGTCTCCTGAGTGATAAATTCACGGTCTCTTCCCCCAGCTCAACAAATGCTTACATGCTGATATACAGACTGAAAGATCCAACAAGAAATGCAAGTAAGTTCAACAGCTGTATTTGCaaaagttgtttgtttttttttttaacttaaatgTTGcatgttgttgttttgtttgttgttatGAAACAATGTCATAAAGTACACTAACCTGCATGAAGTGCGGTATTTTTTTTATCATAATATAGTGATAGCTTGAGACTTTTATTATCAACTAATTCACTTTTTGGAAGAGTATTGGCACTTATTGTAAAAATGGATTAAGTGCAGTCATCAGCTTTAGTGTATTTCTCTACTACAGAAAAGCTTTACTGGTACTGGAATCTTTTGCTACTATCACCTTCTTTGTTGCTGATAACATAAGCAAGGGGAATAAAAGACTGATTTCAGTTTAattcaaataatataaaagaGAACAGGGCATGGTGTAGGTGGGAAATTTATGTGGAAAAAGAGTGGGGTGACAAGACAAGAAAGATAACTCAAATATACCTGTAATGCCTAAAGGTGGAAATGTAATGCTTGCTGTGGAAAaactcttattttttaaaaactattgcTTTGTTTTTACTGGCAGAGTTTCTTGAGGCACATGAATATCCAGAGCACATTAAACAATTGgtacagaaagagagagaattagaagaacaagaaaagagGCAACGTGAAATTGAACGCAACACGTGCAAGGTTAGAATTTCTGCTGGACTGAGTAACAATACATTGCTAGTGGGAAATGTTTCTACAGtaaacagtgatttttttttttactacagTGCAAGGGCTCCTTTGTGATAAATGTTTGCACTAACAATTCTTTTAAACGAATTGCACACCTGTTGGAAAGCTGTACATAGTGCAGGCATCTGTTAGAGGTATTCACCAGACATTTTTGTTGAATTAATGTATTGCATGTGAATTTGAATTTgtattaaaaccaaaacaacttaGCACTTATTTTAAGCAAAATTACTTCCAAAGAATGTGTAATGCTGCACATTGTGTTTTGTACTGTTAAATCTTTTCATATTGTGACCCTTCACTTTGTGCAGTGTTGTTTCTTAAACTAATTCTAAATAGTTACTTGGTAGAAAGAGCAGAATTTTTTCAAACCCTAGATTTAATGGCAAAGAAAATTGGATCTCAGTGCCTTACAAGCATGGCAGTCAGCTGCTCTATCTATGAATTAAGTGATTTTCTGAGGAAGTTCTCTCATTGCAAAATGTGTAACTCTCTATGCAAAAAAGGAATTTCACATTCATTGTTCATAATGTGCATTTGGCTTTGGAGCATTTGCTCACTGCCTGTGCCCACAAGATGTTCTGGTTATAGAAGCTGTACCCTAGCTGGGAGAAAGATTCAGATGCACACAAATACCTCATGTGCCTTTGACATACTCTGTCTGCAGTTGTATAACAAGCTATAAGGAAACTATCTCACAGCTGAAGCAGAGCTAAAGGTGTATTTCATATTAGATTGCATGGATATGGTGTTTTCAACTTCAATGgaaagacatttgaaaatgcCTTCAtgataatttttcttccttttgtatTGCAtagattaaattattttgcatgCATCCTACAAAGCAAATAATGATGGAGAACAAATTGGAAGTTCATAAGGACAGAACACTGAAGGAAGCTGTGGAAATAGCTTACAAGGTATGCCACGTGTAACAGAATAGTTAAATTGTTTGTAGCGATTTCTGCTTTGTGtcttcagatttttaatttgtaaTACTGTGGGAGTGTTTGAGAGGGCTTGgctgtggggattttttggggggttggtTTTGGAGGCtgcttcttgggaagttctgtataatgggttttttggttttgtttttttaaaggtgTTCTAGTTTGTCATTATTGAAGTTTTCTGCCAGTAGCCATCAGCTGATTGCTGATTGGAGTGATGCAGCCTGCCCTTGTAGAAGGCAGTATGATCTGGCATACCCTTATTTTAAACTCAGACAGTGAGAGTTGCTGGTAACTCACTATGACTTCAGCAAATTGAAAGAATTCTGAACACTTTTATTGGCATTGCAGTAAAAAACCTTATATTAGATACATAATAACAGAGAAGATTCTCAAGAATCTTCCTGGGTAGCTAATTCAGTAACAGGAGTGAACACCAAGGCCTGTTTGATCTCTGCCTTCCTCAAACAGGTGGGGGCTGAAGACATCAATTTTTGCTCACCTACTTGTACTCCTTGCTTCTTGCTGTGTATGTTTTTGGCTAGGAGAGCACCAGCAAGGCATTTACATATTTGGGATGTGCTGACATCTTCTTGAGATGAACAGTTAGTGGATGTGACTCCCTCCAGCCTCTAAGATGCCATCTGGTAGAAGTGATAGGGAATGTATTCCTCTGAAAATACTTCTGGGAAATGTCTTCATGTGCCTCTGTCCATACTTTTCAAAAGTCCCTCTTTTCTGCGTTTTCATGCAGGCATCTATATAGTAGAGGTGGCCTCTGAGTCCCAGTAACACATCTGTATTGTACTTCAATATCTGTATATAGGCCTTGCCCCGGTAGGTCCCAGTTGAtcttgatgggctgcagctgtggctagtGAAGgtagctgggataaaagggagtgggttggccagtcagggagagcctgggaggAGCCCTGACTAAGAAGGAACCACATGCAGAAGAAGGAGTCCATGCTGTGAAGATCTACAGCCATAAGAAAACACCGAGAGAAGatatgggactctagaaatataacAACAACACATCTATTTGAATTTGGAAACATGTATATATATTGCATGTATAAATGCATATATAACATGTATCTATATTGCAAAATATCTGTGATGTGTTTTCTAAAACCACAGTGGCTGTTGTGAATTCAAGGGGTTCCTGGATGTACGCACAGTGAGGTATTTCTAGCTTGCAGGTTAAGAACTAAACTCAGAGCTAAGCTGTTACTGATGTTAGGGGGGTTCTGTGTGTGCACATTGCAGCTGATGGATTTAGAAGAGGCTGTTCCCTTGAGCTGCTGTCGCCTTGTCAAATATGATGAGTTCCATGACTACTTGGAGCGCTCGTACGAAGGAGAAGAGGATACCCCAATGGGTTTGTTACTTGGAGGGGTCAAGTCAACCTACATGTTTGACTTACTGTTGGAAACAAGAAGGCCTGACCAAGTTTTCCAGTGCTATAAACCTGGTGGTAAGATACATAATTGCAATATATGCTTTTAGTCTATCCTTATCTATATTGTGTGATGGCAcaagcacagagctgcaaaaCAGCTTCAGTATGAGGtgttgcaagaaaaaaaatcagattttacaGTCAATATTAAGAACTACATAATGTACTGTGCTGCTGACTTTGCTTCTAGTTGAAGCAGGTCTAAGGTATACTAAAATTTGCCAAACTggaaggttttttcttttttggcatTAAATTTGATCAAAAATGCAATTCTGAAATTGGACTGCTTTTTGATTTTTCACTGTTTGTATTTAATGCAGCCCCTTAATTATTACATCAGATAAACATTCATGTGTTTTCTTTGTCTGTTGAATTTTCTCTGTGTATATGTgtgactttgttttcttttttctccttcctgcagaggTCATGGTAAAGGTTCACGTAGTCGACCTGAAGACTGAATCTGTTGCTCCTCCAATAAGTGTGCGAGCTTATTTGAATCAAACGGTGTCAGAGTTTAAACAGCTTATTTCAAAGGTACTTTACAGTCCTTATGGACTTGTGTTACAGAGTTTTCATTTGTTGTCACTGTGAAGTGTGTCATGATTTCCATACCTCAAATGAGAGCCTGCACCTTTTGCAGATCATGCTGTGAGTCCTGTCCAGCAGGGTTCAGTTAGAAGCTACAGCTGAGTTTGTCCATCTGCTCACTCCTGCTAAGAGCAGCAGGCTGCTTCTTGCTTCCATGCAGAGTTAGTACCTTTAACATCCTCACTGAGAGTCCAGCTGGTGACACAACTAATGAACTGTTACCATACAACTGAACCTAAGTGTAACTTCCCCCCAGCTTTAGCATTTGACACCCAACATCCAAAGCTGTCCACGTCTATATTACAATCCTTTTCTTCCCAGTAGCCCCGTGTTACCAAGATGCAAATTGATTTTTACATGGTTTGAAACCAAGGGACATTACTGCTTCCGTTGCATTGGAAGACACAGATTGCATTTGCACATTTCTGTGTAAAATAATTCAGTAGTTGGTGTAAGTTCATATTATTTGTTATAAAATATGATTCCAGGAATTTGAGTTCAGTCTAAGAATTAAGTGAATACTGTGCAAAACCTGTTGttcaagaatatttttaattttcagttggTTCATACGTTAAAGATAAGACCATTGTCATAAATGATTTTCCAGTTCTCCGCAAAGCCAGGCCATTTCATGCTTCTGACCTTTTGGGAAAACTGACACTTGCTACATATTAAAGGGTGGAGGAAAGGTACTGGGACTGAACAGGTTTGGGAGATCTTCCCCCCTGGGGCCTCTTTTGCAATTTCCAAGTTGATAAACAAACCTGCTCCTTTCCCAGTGAATAATCccagaaatgcagcagcttTTTCAATTTTGAAGGCATGTGTGATGCCCATGTTCTGTCCCTGTCCATGTCCTGCTTTAGGCCACACACCTGCCTGCTGAAACCATGCGGGTGGTGCTGGAGCGCTGCTACAACGACCTGCGGCTGCTGAACGTCTCCAGCAAAACTCTGAAAGCTGAAGGCTTTTTTAGGAGCAACAAGGTACCTCCTCTGTTTCTTGAATTGTTCATTCCTTGTGTTTGTGGTTACCTGTTGTGTTATAAAAGGCATGGACAGGAATTGATAATGGATAACTGTCCCGGATTTTGCTCTGTAGTGTGTGGGTTTCTGTGCCTGGTACAGTGGTGCTGGTGAGTACTCTAGGCAATTTATGAAACCAAATGTGCATAGGAGAGAGTGGACTGACAATCAGACATGTGGCTGTTGCTCTGGTTCAGATGATGCTGAGCTTAACAGCCTTGTGAAGAAGACTGTTAAAAATCAAGCATTCTTAGGGAGTAAACTATGAAACCTGCTGTGGATGTGTTTGCTAAAAACACCTGAACAACTGTACCTGCTCTTAGTATTATTAAACTTCTTAAGAAACAAatatcaaaaccaaaaacaagTTTTCATTGGGTTTCTATCTTAAATTCAGTAGTTTTCACTGTGAAGATTCCCCCTGGAcaatttacattattttttcaaaaaagacttttaataaatatttccaaTAATAATTGTATGATGAATTCAGAAGAAGAGTAACTTAGCACTCAAATAACTTCAACATTTTAAATGCATACATTGCCCTTTTTTACTGCTGTAGAAATAGCCCATCTTTTAGCACATTTTGCACATCCTCTCTCTCTGATGTTGAAGCTCCATATTAAATCATCTTGATGAAGGAAGATTAAGGAAGACTTGGATGGCTCACAGCTGAGCAGAACAGTGGCACTGAGTTGCTATTCAGTTACTTAGAGGCCTTTCTCAATCAATGTTGCTACAACATGGAGCCCTTTGACAAAGGGAAGAGAGCCATTTAATTTGCACTATTGTTGAACATGTATACATTTAAAACTTCTTATGACACTGTACTAGAAAGTAAAGACACAGTCTGCTGCAGTGGTGGGTCTCATTGCTGCCATAACAGTGCTGTGCACAGGTGAAGGGTGCACGTGGTGTGATCCATCAATCCACTTCTGGATGTGTTTCCTGCAGCTCGTCAGTCTGCTTACAGTTCAGTCTTAAACATGGTTATGTAAACAAGGAAAAGTGAAATCATTATTGTACTGCAGACTCCTTGGTCTTTTTCTAAGCgtatattttaacattttgatTAAAGGTGATGTTTCTTGATGGCATTATTTCTAATGTGTGCTCAACCCCGTGTTTGCTGttgcatttatttaaaagaacaCTACATGGTACAATGCTTCTTTCCTGTTCAGGTGTTCATTGAAAGCTCAGAGTCCTTGGACCGCCACGTGACATACACAGACTCGCAGCTGTGGAAGCTTCTGGATCGCCACGCAAACACCATCAGACTGTACGTGTCGTTGCCAGAGCAAGCTCCTGGCTCTCAGCTCCGACGGGCCCTTTATCAGAagtctgctggggctgcaggcaaCTTGGAGGAACCTTGTGAAAGAGTAAAAGGACCTGTAGGTAATATGAAATCCGTAGAGGCGATTTTGGAAGAAAGCACTGAAAAACTTAAAAGCTTGTCcctgcagcaacagcagcagcaggagggagatAATGGAGACAGCAGCAAAAGCACAGAAGCCAGTGATTTTGAAAACATTGAGTCACCTTTAAATGAAATAGACTCTTCAGCATCAGCAGAAAACAGAGAACTTGACAACCAAATTCAGATTTCTGATGCAGAGAATCTGCAGTCCGAGGAGCGGTCGGACTCGGATGTCAACAACGACAGGAGTACGAGTTCAGTGGACAGTGACATcctcagctccagccacagcagtgACACTCTGTGCAACGTGGACAATGCCCCCCTGCCCCTGGCCAATGGGCTGGAttcccacagcatcaccagcagcAGGCGATCAAAGGCCAATCAGGGCAAGAAGGAAACCTGGGACACAGCAGAAGAGGATTCTGGAACAGACAGTGAATATGATGAAAGTGGCAAGAGCAGAGGAGAAGCACAGTATATGTACTTTAAATCAGAGCCCTACACTGCAGAGGAGGGTTCAGGAGAAGGGCAAAAATGTATGTATTCTTTTTTAAGTGTCTTAAAAGAATTCTGTGGGTTTTACTACTTAATTTATGTGCTGTGTTAAATAAGTCTAATGGCAGCATTGAAAAACTTGATTATAATGTCAAATTAAAGCTAATGGAAGTGCTGACAGGATGTGATGTTCAGCAAAAATCTATTTTGATCTTATTATAAGTGATTACATATTTGAAAAGTGTCTTACTCTTTTGTTTCTAAGAAAATGAACCTCTGCTTAAGTGTATTGATGGTGTTCCCTGAAGAGCAAGCTGAGTTGCCTTCTAGTGAAAGGATCATAGttgcatctgctgctgctgattcaCCTGTTTCAGAATGCACTTACTTAATGTGGTTAAAACAGCATATTTCTGTTACCATTTAGGCTAACAAACCTGAAAAGCCTTAGTCATTTGACTgtaaagaaaattcaaataCACTTAATATTGATGATTTAATTCACTAACTGAAATACAGTGGGTACAGCGAGGCATATGGCTGACATGAAAGTATCCAAACAAGTGCAGTATAAGAGCCTAAGTGGTATATAATtgtcataaaaaataaataatttcaacaACTCTCTGTACCTGCATGTGCTTTATGGAATAATAATAGAAGAATAGTAGGATGtaagataaatattttcaaaggcaAAGGCTTTCATGTCAATCCAGAAATCTGATTGTAATAATAATAGATAAAGAAGAGTTTCTCACAGAGAAATTGATTTGCATCTACTAAAGCTTTGATAAAATGACTCCTTTCGCTTGGAATGGTCTTTCTTTAGGGCTAATTCTGaactgctttcatttttccctgttaTGTTTTGGTTGGTCTAGTTGGATTCAGGAACTACTTGTTTGCAGTAATTTTGATGTTATCATAGTACACATAGTACACATAACAATTATCCTGAGGAGAaagctttcttttatttttaatataattcaaattatttatttgttcaCTTCAGTATTCTGGATAATTTATTCTAGAGTCTCATGAAGTTACATAATCATGATGTAGTTTGTAGTGTAGTACAAATTGCATGTATTAAGAAGAACAATTTCTAAAGGTAACTATTCCCTTTACATTCCAGAATTTAATGTTACTACAATTGTTCCTTAATTACAACATTATTCCATGAAAAAGTCCCTTAATCTGGATTTGAGCTTGTCTTGTGATAGCCTGTGGCCTTCCAGAACACAGAATTTACCTTTTTAATGCAGAATGCCAGGAAGGAATATAGAAGGGGCtgggtggctgtgcccagccagtcccagcaccaaagcagctccctgtcctttGAGGCAGATAAAGCTGGAGGAGGATTTAGCAGTTGCTCCATGgaattctgtttgttttctcaaCTGCTGTGTCCCCCAGAAATATCTGCCCATAACCACTTAAAATATAGAAAAGTTTTTAAAGGTTATGATAACATCATTAGATGAAGTGTAAATGTAGCCAGTAACCATAATTCAGACTTTTCAGTACTCTTTTGCTGCAAGTGCTAACTCTGAATATATGGAAATTGTATGTGAGTGCTTTTTTTTGTAGCAAGGTGTTTCATAccatttttatctttatttttgctTAGGGCTGATGGTGCATGTTGATAAAAGAATTACACTGTCTGCCTTCAAGCAACACTTGGAGCCTTTTGTTGGAGTTCCATCTTCTCACTTCAAAGTCTTTAGAGTCTATGCCAGCAATCAAGAGTTTGAGAGTGTTCGGCTGAATGAGACCCTTTCATCATTTTCTGATGACAATAAGGTTGTTTAGAAGTTATTTTCAATCATTGAAAGTATATTGGTACAATATAGATAAAGTTAATTTGTAACAGGTGAAAGAATTCTTTTGGTCTTGGTAGCACGTTACAAAACACAATTCTGATTTTGATACCAGTTCTAACAGATATTCCTTTTGCATTCTAGATAACTATTAGACTTGGAAGAGCCCTTAAGAAGGGTGAATACAGAGTCAAAGTCTATCAACTCTTGGTAAATGAGCCTGAGGTAAGGCATTGCATGTTTCAATGCTGATTCATGAAAATATTGGTGTGTGCCTTGGCCGAGGTTTTGCTTCGAAATCTcggaaaaaaatgaaactgctTTTCTTCATATTTCTCCACAAGGGATATAGAAAGGATTTAGAGAGGAAGTTAAGAGATTATTTCTGTTCCAAGTAAGCAGTTGGAATGTGATTTACACTATCTCTCAAGTGTCTCTATTTCTGTAGTGTAAATGGAGAACAAGTGAATCCTTCCTTTGTTTCCCTTAAAAGTGTGACAGTCATGTAGCCTTCTCTCCAAAGAAGAAACTGTTTGCTTGTGGCTGTGGTTTCCAGTGATGCTGAACTGATCTAATTCATCCCATTCATGTGCTGCAGATAGTGCTGGTCAG
Protein-coding regions in this window:
- the USP47 gene encoding ubiquitin carboxyl-terminal hydrolase 47 isoform X4 codes for the protein MVPSEENQLVPKEAECAAEEPRVLCIIQDTTNSRRVNERVTLNLPASTPLRRLFADVAAKVGYENGSFDLVWGNGDTATATQTPIDQNSDKTILDAGFEPGKKNFLHLTDKDGEQPHVMQEESGSTEDGAQERFIGPLPREGSIGCTHDYVSQSYSYSSVLSKSETGYVGLVNQAMTCYLNSLLQTLFMTPEFRNALYKWEFEESEEDPERSIPYQLQRLFVLLQTSKKRAIETTDVTRSFGWDSSEAWQQHDVQELCRVMFDALEQKWKQTEQADLINQLYQGKLKDYVRCLECGYEGWRIDTYLDIPLVIRPYGSSQAFASVEEALHAFIQPEILDGPNQYFCERCKKKCDARKGLRFLHFPYLLTLQLKRFDFDYTTMHRIKLNDRMTFPEELDMSVFIDVEDEKSPQTESCTDSGAENEGSCHSDQMSNDFSNDDGVDEGICLESNSAAERISKAGSEKSSLLYELFSVMVHSGSAAGGHYYACIKSFSDDQWYSFNDQHVSKITQEDIKKTYGGSSGSRGYYSSAFASSTNAYMLIYRLKDPTRNAKFLEAHEYPEHIKQLVQKERELEEQEKRQREIERNTCKIKLFCMHPTKQIMMENKLEVHKDRTLKEAVEIAYKLMDLEEAVPLSCCRLVKYDEFHDYLERSYEGEEDTPMGLLLGGVKSTYMFDLLLETRRPDQVFQCYKPGEVMVKVHVVDLKTESVAPPISVRAYLNQTVSEFKQLISKATHLPAETMRVVLERCYNDLRLLNVSSKTLKAEGFFRSNKVFIESSESLDRHVTYTDSQLWKLLDRHANTIRLYVSLPEQAPGSQLRRALYQKSAGAAGNLEEPCERVKGPVGNMKSVEAILEESTEKLKSLSLQQQQQQEGDNGDSSKSTEASDFENIESPLNEIDSSASAENRELDNQIQISDAENLQSEERSDSDVNNDRSTSSVDSDILSSSHSSDTLCNVDNAPLPLANGLDSHSITSSRRSKANQGKKETWDTAEEDSGTDSEYDESGKSRGEAQYMYFKSEPYTAEEGSGEGQKWLMVHVDKRITLSAFKQHLEPFVGVPSSHFKVFRVYASNQEFESVRLNETLSSFSDDNKITIRLGRALKKGEYRVKVYQLLVNEPEPCKFLLDAVFAKGMTVRQSKEELLPQLREQCGLDLTIDRFRLRKKTWKNPGTVFLDYHIYEEDINISSNWEVFLEILDGVEKMKSMSQLAVLSRRWRPSEMKLDSFQEVVLESSSVEELKEKLSEISGIPLENIEFAKGRGTFPCDISILEIHQDLDWNPKVSTLNVWPLYICDDGAVIFYRDKTEELMELTDEQRNELMKKESSRLQKTGHRVTYSPRKEKALKIYLDGAPNKDLTQD